One Candidatus Bathyarchaeota archaeon genomic window carries:
- a CDS encoding methionine adenosyltransferase yields MSGIIVEELNRKTIEEQRTEIVERKGLGHPDSICDAIMNEISLSLSKEYLNKFGAIMHHNVDKGMLIAGETNVNFGGGKILKPILIVFGDRATFKVGDETIPIEEMAISTTKDWIKRNLRYVDPSEHVNYQVELKRGSEALADIFKRGGKFLGANDTSAAVGFAPLTKVESIVLETERFLNGSDFNKQFPESGEDIKVMGSRKDNELTLTIGMAIVDRFINNEKDYFTKKDEILEEIKNFVSSRIDDKTEIFLNTADKEGRGTAGLFLTVLGTSADGGDCGQVGRGNRVNGIIPLNRPTCSEAAAGKNPVNHVGKIYNLLTYRIANKIYEGISGVRESYVWLLSQIGKPINEPEMASTQLVLEEGVKMSDISSQVEDIVLNELANIDKFSSELIEGKVPVC; encoded by the coding sequence TTGTCAGGAATAATTGTTGAGGAACTAAATAGGAAAACGATTGAAGAACAAAGAACTGAAATAGTTGAAAGGAAGGGATTGGGCCATCCAGACTCTATATGCGATGCTATAATGAATGAGATCTCACTGTCTTTATCTAAGGAATATCTGAATAAATTCGGTGCGATAATGCATCATAACGTGGATAAAGGCATGCTGATAGCAGGGGAAACAAATGTTAATTTTGGTGGCGGTAAAATTCTAAAACCAATTCTGATCGTCTTTGGAGATAGGGCTACTTTCAAAGTCGGTGACGAAACAATTCCAATTGAAGAAATGGCCATATCAACTACAAAAGATTGGATTAAAAGGAATTTAAGATATGTAGATCCCAGTGAGCACGTTAACTATCAAGTAGAGCTCAAGAGAGGTTCTGAGGCATTAGCAGATATTTTTAAGCGAGGTGGGAAATTTCTTGGTGCAAATGATACATCCGCAGCTGTCGGTTTTGCACCTTTAACAAAGGTAGAGAGTATTGTACTTGAAACTGAGAGGTTCTTAAACGGAAGTGATTTTAATAAGCAATTTCCTGAGTCCGGAGAAGATATCAAGGTTATGGGATCAAGGAAAGATAATGAATTGACTTTAACGATCGGAATGGCAATTGTTGACAGATTCATAAATAATGAGAAGGACTATTTTACAAAGAAGGATGAAATTCTAGAAGAGATTAAGAATTTTGTTAGTTCAAGGATAGACGATAAAACTGAGATATTTCTTAATACCGCTGATAAGGAAGGACGAGGAACAGCAGGCCTATTTTTAACAGTGCTTGGTACATCAGCTGATGGAGGTGATTGCGGTCAAGTCGGAAGAGGCAACCGCGTTAATGGGATCATTCCTTTAAATCGACCTACCTGTTCAGAGGCTGCAGCAGGAAAGAATCCAGTTAATCATGTTGGAAAAATTTACAATTTACTTACTTATCGAATTGCAAATAAAATATATGAGGGTATTTCTGGCGTACGTGAATCATATGTCTGGCTTTTAAGCCAAATCGGCAAGCCAATAAATGAACCTGAGATGGCTTCTACTCAGCTAGTATTGGAAGAAGGAGTTAAGATGAGTGATATATCAAGTCAAGTTGAGGATATAGTGCTAAATGAATTAGCTAACATCGATAAATTTTCCTCAGAGCTTATTGAAGGAAAAGTTCCAGTATGTTGA